One window of Phoenix dactylifera cultivar Barhee BC4 chromosome 5, palm_55x_up_171113_PBpolish2nd_filt_p, whole genome shotgun sequence genomic DNA carries:
- the LOC103704720 gene encoding E3 ubiquitin-protein ligase ATL4-like, whose translation MASPPPPPPPPPLPQLPAPSKDSSHRGPPSSPSSSFAYNPSLYIIAAILALVFIASAAIHLLLRFLSRSSSSSSSSSSSSAPPLIHHSHPSSAASTALSDREKAALIESLPLFSLASSVAVFPKASPDCAVCLSPFQPHDELRLLPACRHAFHSPCIDTWLRSTPSCPLCRSSITIPAPPIPPMPPAADAANNPPRSSSFRVEIGSVSRRRTSTELDPAGAGTSLPNPPPPPPPPPHLRSYSLGSSFEYVVDEEVEAVVARIRRAKENKAEPAGPPPPGEEVAEAAGGGGRNWLKEYVDRLTSSASSSFSSLRFSGRWSHRYDDDGGGGGGGGRDSWDLEGNYQDGEGEESGYYAFYRWLVGV comes from the coding sequence AtggcctctcctcctcctcctccgccgccgccccccctccCGCAGTTACCGGCGCCGTCGAAGGATTCCAGCCACCGCGGCCCTCCGTCCTCCCCTTCTTCCTCGTTCGCTTACAACCCCAGCCTCTACATCATCGCCGCCATTCTCGCCTTGGTCTTCATTGCCTCGGCCGCCATCCACCTCCTCCTTCGCTTCCTCTCtcgctcctcctcttcctcctcctcctcctcctcgtcgtcGGCTCCGCCGCTTATCCACCACAGCCacccctcctccgccgcctcgaCGGCGCTCTCCGACCGGGAGAAGGCGGCTCTGATCGAGTCCCTCCCGCTCTTCTCCCTGGCCTCCTCGGTCGCCGTGTTCCCTAAGGCGTCGCCCGACTGCGCCGTCTGCCTCTCCCCCTTCCAACCCCACGACGAGCTCCGCCTCCTCCCCGCTTGCCGCCACGCCTTCCACTCCCCGTGCATCGACACCTGGCTCCGATCCACCCCATCCTGCCCTCTCTGCCGTTCCTCCATCACCATCCCCGCCCCTCCCATCCCGCCGATGCCCCCGGCGGCGGACGCCGCGAACAACCCTCCCAGATCCAGCAGCTTCCGCGTCGAGATCGGCAGCGTCAGCCGCCGGAGAACGTCCACAGAGTTGGACCCCGCCGGAGCTGGCACCTCCCTCCCCaatcccccgccgccgccgccgccgccgccgcaccTGCGATCCTACTCGCTGGGGTCGTCGTTCGAGTACGTGGTCGACGAGGAGGTGGAGGCGGTGGTGGCCCGGATCCGGAGGGCCAAGGAGAACAAGGCGGAGCCGGCGGGGCCTCCGCCGCCCGGGGAGGAGGTCGCGGAGGCTGCCGGAGGAGGGGGAAGAAATTGGCTGAAGGAGTACGTGGACCGGCTGACCTCATCAGCGTCGTCCTCCTTCTCCTCGCTCCGGTTCTCCGGGCGTTGGAGCCACCGCTACGAcgacgacggcggcggcggcggaggcggaggacGGGACTCGTGGGACTTGGAGGGAAACTATCAAGAcggggagggagaggagagcGGTTACTACGCCTTCTACCGATGGCTCGTGGGGGTATAG
- the LOC103704630 gene encoding phosphatidylinositol glycan anchor biosynthesis class U protein isoform X3: MVLHCYCQFLGPLLLQEVKGNLLISIADFVTAMLIRATGQKLMLKCHQSLQFLNLSKLVEASGNVEAGNFASLVFLWNPLTIVTCVGSTTAPIDNLMAVLAIYGACSCLAPLAAFGWVIATHLSLYPAILIVPLILLLGHGPDAPPLKLFQQKNNSASGSSPSSHSHTKSTQTGIQIDYFSWRPVLHFLLWASIWSCYVLVLSSISLKGLGGLLEMFKKTHGFILTVVDLSPNIGVLWYFFAEVFDFFRNFFLIVFNMNILFMLLPLAIRLKHRPCFLAFVYLAISSMLKSYPSVGDSALYLGLLGLFANELAGMQFSFFLFCGYIGVSLLSPVMHNLWIWRGTGNANFYFATGIAYACLQTVLIVESVSTMLKYDRMLRKHITT, from the exons ATGGTTCTCCATTGCTATTGTCAATTCTTGGGCCCTTTACTATTACAAG AAGTGAAGGGCAACCTGCTTATTTCTATTGcag ATTTTGTTACTGCCATGCTCATTCGTGCAACTGGCCAGAAACTTATGTTGAAATGCCATCAAAGTTTGCAATTTCTGAACCTTTCAAAACTGGTAGAAGCTTCAG GAAACGTAGAGGCTGGAAATTTTGCATCTCTTGTATTTCTGTGGAACCCATTGACAATAGTCACTTGTGTTGGATCGACAACAGCACCAATTGATAATTTAATGGCTGTGTTGGCCATCTATGGAGCTTGTTCAT GTTTAGCACCCTTGGCAGCCTTTGGATGGGTCATTGCTACACACTTATCACTTTACCCTGCAATCCTGATTGTGCCG cTAATTCTTCTATTAGGCCATGGTCCGGATGCTCCTCCTTTGAAGTTGTTCCAACAGAAAAAtaatagtgcaagtggaagCAGTCCTTCAAGTCATAGTCATACTAAGAGTACTCAAACAGGaattcaaattgattatttttcATGGAGACCAGTTCTTCACTTCTTGTTATGGGCATCTATCTGGTCATGTTATGTGTTAGTCTTGAGTAGCATCTCACTTAAAGGGCTTGGTGGCCTTTTGGAAATGTTCAAAAA GACTCATGGATTTATTCTTACCGTGGTAGATCTATCCCCAAATATAGGTGTCTTATG GTATTTCTTTGCGGAGGTCTTCGACTTTTTCAGGAATTTCTTTCTTATAGTTTTTAACATGAATATACTATTTATGCTATTACCATTGGCCATACGTCTGAAACACCGGCCGTGCTTCCTTGCCTTTGTTTATCTTGCCATCTCTTCAATGCTAAAATCCTATCCCTCA GTTGGAGACTCAGCTCTATACTTGGGCCTTTTGGGCCTCTTTGCCAATGAGTTAGCAG GCATGCAATTCTCTTTCTTCCTATTTTGCGGATACATTGGAGTCTCCCTGCTTAGCCCTGTTATGCACAACCTATGGATTTggagg GGTACTGGTAATGCAAATTTTTACTTTGCCACTGGAATCGCCTATGCTTGCTTGCAG ACTGTACTGATCGTTGAGAGTGTGAGCACAATGCTGAAGTATGACAGGATGCTGCGCAAGCATATAACAACATGA
- the LOC103704630 gene encoding phosphatidylinositol glycan anchor biosynthesis class U protein isoform X2, whose product MTRIRCYWGWVAAAIAFRILLICFPKNLNLGSRPEVATPLTSLRRLAEGYWLKQASMSPYAGSMYHGSPLLLSILGPFTITSLMFVIVDFVTAMLIRATGQKLMLKCHQSLQFLNLSKLVEASGNVEAGNFASLVFLWNPLTIVTCVGSTTAPIDNLMAVLAIYGACSCLAPLAAFGWVIATHLSLYPAILIVPLILLLGHGPDAPPLKLFQQKNNSASGSSPSSHSHTKSTQTGIQIDYFSWRPVLHFLLWASIWSCYVLVLSSISLKGLGGLLEMFKKTHGFILTVVDLSPNIGVLWYFFAEVFDFFRNFFLIVFNMNILFMLLPLAIRLKHRPCFLAFVYLAISSMLKSYPSVGDSALYLGLLGLFANELAGMQFSFFLFCGYIGVSLLSPVMHNLWIWRGTGNANFYFATGIAYACLQTVLIVESVSTMLKYDRMLRKHITT is encoded by the exons ATGACGAGGATCCGGTGCTACTGGGGCTGGGTGGCGGCGGCGATCGCCTTCAGGATCCTCCTCATCTGCTTCCCCAAGAACCTCAATCTCGGCTCCCGCCCGGAGGTCGCCACCCCTCTCACCAGCCTCCGCCGCC TGGCCGAAGGTTACTGGCTTAAGCAGGCGTCCATGTCCCCTTACGCAG GGTCTATGTACCATGGTTCTCCATTGCTATTGTCAATTCTTGGGCCCTTTACTATTACAAG TTTGATGTTTGTGATTGTAGATTTTGTTACTGCCATGCTCATTCGTGCAACTGGCCAGAAACTTATGTTGAAATGCCATCAAAGTTTGCAATTTCTGAACCTTTCAAAACTGGTAGAAGCTTCAG GAAACGTAGAGGCTGGAAATTTTGCATCTCTTGTATTTCTGTGGAACCCATTGACAATAGTCACTTGTGTTGGATCGACAACAGCACCAATTGATAATTTAATGGCTGTGTTGGCCATCTATGGAGCTTGTTCAT GTTTAGCACCCTTGGCAGCCTTTGGATGGGTCATTGCTACACACTTATCACTTTACCCTGCAATCCTGATTGTGCCG cTAATTCTTCTATTAGGCCATGGTCCGGATGCTCCTCCTTTGAAGTTGTTCCAACAGAAAAAtaatagtgcaagtggaagCAGTCCTTCAAGTCATAGTCATACTAAGAGTACTCAAACAGGaattcaaattgattatttttcATGGAGACCAGTTCTTCACTTCTTGTTATGGGCATCTATCTGGTCATGTTATGTGTTAGTCTTGAGTAGCATCTCACTTAAAGGGCTTGGTGGCCTTTTGGAAATGTTCAAAAA GACTCATGGATTTATTCTTACCGTGGTAGATCTATCCCCAAATATAGGTGTCTTATG GTATTTCTTTGCGGAGGTCTTCGACTTTTTCAGGAATTTCTTTCTTATAGTTTTTAACATGAATATACTATTTATGCTATTACCATTGGCCATACGTCTGAAACACCGGCCGTGCTTCCTTGCCTTTGTTTATCTTGCCATCTCTTCAATGCTAAAATCCTATCCCTCA GTTGGAGACTCAGCTCTATACTTGGGCCTTTTGGGCCTCTTTGCCAATGAGTTAGCAG GCATGCAATTCTCTTTCTTCCTATTTTGCGGATACATTGGAGTCTCCCTGCTTAGCCCTGTTATGCACAACCTATGGATTTggagg GGTACTGGTAATGCAAATTTTTACTTTGCCACTGGAATCGCCTATGCTTGCTTGCAG ACTGTACTGATCGTTGAGAGTGTGAGCACAATGCTGAAGTATGACAGGATGCTGCGCAAGCATATAACAACATGA
- the LOC103704630 gene encoding phosphatidylinositol glycan anchor biosynthesis class U protein isoform X1, translated as MTRIRCYWGWVAAAIAFRILLICFPKNLNLGSRPEVATPLTSLRRLAEGYWLKQASMSPYAGSMYHGSPLLLSILGPFTITRSEGQPAYFYCSLMFVIVDFVTAMLIRATGQKLMLKCHQSLQFLNLSKLVEASGNVEAGNFASLVFLWNPLTIVTCVGSTTAPIDNLMAVLAIYGACSCLAPLAAFGWVIATHLSLYPAILIVPLILLLGHGPDAPPLKLFQQKNNSASGSSPSSHSHTKSTQTGIQIDYFSWRPVLHFLLWASIWSCYVLVLSSISLKGLGGLLEMFKKTHGFILTVVDLSPNIGVLWYFFAEVFDFFRNFFLIVFNMNILFMLLPLAIRLKHRPCFLAFVYLAISSMLKSYPSVGDSALYLGLLGLFANELAGMQFSFFLFCGYIGVSLLSPVMHNLWIWRGTGNANFYFATGIAYACLQTVLIVESVSTMLKYDRMLRKHITT; from the exons ATGACGAGGATCCGGTGCTACTGGGGCTGGGTGGCGGCGGCGATCGCCTTCAGGATCCTCCTCATCTGCTTCCCCAAGAACCTCAATCTCGGCTCCCGCCCGGAGGTCGCCACCCCTCTCACCAGCCTCCGCCGCC TGGCCGAAGGTTACTGGCTTAAGCAGGCGTCCATGTCCCCTTACGCAG GGTCTATGTACCATGGTTCTCCATTGCTATTGTCAATTCTTGGGCCCTTTACTATTACAAG AAGTGAAGGGCAACCTGCTTATTTCTATTGcag TTTGATGTTTGTGATTGTAGATTTTGTTACTGCCATGCTCATTCGTGCAACTGGCCAGAAACTTATGTTGAAATGCCATCAAAGTTTGCAATTTCTGAACCTTTCAAAACTGGTAGAAGCTTCAG GAAACGTAGAGGCTGGAAATTTTGCATCTCTTGTATTTCTGTGGAACCCATTGACAATAGTCACTTGTGTTGGATCGACAACAGCACCAATTGATAATTTAATGGCTGTGTTGGCCATCTATGGAGCTTGTTCAT GTTTAGCACCCTTGGCAGCCTTTGGATGGGTCATTGCTACACACTTATCACTTTACCCTGCAATCCTGATTGTGCCG cTAATTCTTCTATTAGGCCATGGTCCGGATGCTCCTCCTTTGAAGTTGTTCCAACAGAAAAAtaatagtgcaagtggaagCAGTCCTTCAAGTCATAGTCATACTAAGAGTACTCAAACAGGaattcaaattgattatttttcATGGAGACCAGTTCTTCACTTCTTGTTATGGGCATCTATCTGGTCATGTTATGTGTTAGTCTTGAGTAGCATCTCACTTAAAGGGCTTGGTGGCCTTTTGGAAATGTTCAAAAA GACTCATGGATTTATTCTTACCGTGGTAGATCTATCCCCAAATATAGGTGTCTTATG GTATTTCTTTGCGGAGGTCTTCGACTTTTTCAGGAATTTCTTTCTTATAGTTTTTAACATGAATATACTATTTATGCTATTACCATTGGCCATACGTCTGAAACACCGGCCGTGCTTCCTTGCCTTTGTTTATCTTGCCATCTCTTCAATGCTAAAATCCTATCCCTCA GTTGGAGACTCAGCTCTATACTTGGGCCTTTTGGGCCTCTTTGCCAATGAGTTAGCAG GCATGCAATTCTCTTTCTTCCTATTTTGCGGATACATTGGAGTCTCCCTGCTTAGCCCTGTTATGCACAACCTATGGATTTggagg GGTACTGGTAATGCAAATTTTTACTTTGCCACTGGAATCGCCTATGCTTGCTTGCAG ACTGTACTGATCGTTGAGAGTGTGAGCACAATGCTGAAGTATGACAGGATGCTGCGCAAGCATATAACAACATGA